The Nerophis ophidion isolate RoL-2023_Sa linkage group LG24, RoL_Noph_v1.0, whole genome shotgun sequence genome includes a region encoding these proteins:
- the LOC133542524 gene encoding oocyte zinc finger protein XlCOF20-like, with protein sequence MCERNIAEYEEELCPTKEEKERQHQKHQVVLHRTDVCEEHLHPKQQKWSFRMRTEEPQPPHIKKEEEYPLIPHFKEEEVDLLTSYIKEEEEEHSISQQGEHLEGLEEVDVTKMPVTGVPVKSEDDEVKGESEERGGGEPPSSSSTQHMTTEADGDHCGGSQADKLLAPLSDSEDTTSHSPDTDDEDSKDDKTCHTDNTHITCSLCGKTFKYPSDLKRHMRIHTGEKAFSCVICGKGFTRSDYLKIHMRIHTEEKLFSCLECGKSFTHNHDLKRHMRTHTREKAFSCAICGKAFTRRDYLKTHMRTHTGEKPFSCSECGQSFTHQNDLKRHMRRHTGEKPFSCSECGKSFVRHQLLNVHMRTHTGEKPFSCSVCCKSFIQIAHMKRHMRTHTGDKP encoded by the exons atgtgcgaaagaaacatagcagagtacgaggaggaactttgtccaacaaaagaggagaaggagcgacaacatcaaaaacatcaagttgtgttacacagaacag acgtctgtgaagaacatcttcaccctaagcaacagaagtggagcttcaggatgcggacagaggagccacagcccccccacattaagaaggaagaggaatacccactgatcccccattttaaagaggaagaggtggaTCTACTGACCTCTtacatcaaagaggaagaggaggaacacagcatcagtcagcagggagagcatcttgaaggactggaggaggttgatgtcaccaagatgccagtgactggtgtccctgtgaagagtgaagatgatgaggtcaaaggtgagagtgaggagaggggagggggggagcctccaagcagcagctcaactcaacacatgacaacagaagctgatggagaccactgtggaggatcacaagcagacaagctcttagctccactatcagatagtgaggacacaacgtcacactctcctgacactgatgatgaagactctaaagatgataagacatgtcacactgacaacacacacatCACGTGTTCTCTCTGCGgcaaaacttttaaatatcctagcgatttgaaaagacacatgagaatacacactggagaaaaagcttTCTCATGTGTAATCTGTGGTAAAGGCTTTACTCGAAGTGactatttgaaaatacacatgagaatacacactgaagAAAAACTTTTTTCCTGCTTAGAATGTGGCAAAAGTTTTACGCATAACcacgatttgaaaagacacatgagaacacacaccagaGAAAAAGCCTTTTCATGCGCAATCTGTGGTAAAGCTTTTACTCGAAGAGactatttgaaaacacacatgagaacacacactggagaaaaacctttttcctgctcagaatgtggtcaAAGTTTTACGCATCAGAatgatttgaaaagacacatgcgaagacacactggagaaaaacctttttcctgctcagagtgtggtaaaagttttgtaagacatcaacttttaaatgtacacatgagaacacacactggagaaaaacctttttcatgttcggtatgttgtaaaagttttatACAAATTGCGCatatgaaaagacacatgagaacacacactggagacaaACCTTAA